DNA sequence from the Streptomyces sp. NBC_01497 genome:
GAGCGGCACAACGCCAACGTGCACCGCGGCGTCCACGTCCTCGCGGAAGAGGCCACGGCGCTGTACGAGGGCGCGCGCGACAAGGTCGCGTCGTTCATCAACGCCCCCAGCCGTGACGAGGTGATCTTCACCAAGAACGCCTCGGAGTCGCTGAACCTGGTCGCCAACATGCTGGGCTGGGCCGACGAGCCGTACCGCGTCGACGCCGACACCGAGATCGTCATCACGGAGATGGAGCACCACTCCAACATCGTGCCGTGGCAGCTGCTCTCGCAGCGCACCGGCGCGAAGCTGAAGTGGTTCGGCCTCACCGACGACGGCCGCCTCGACCTGTCGAACATCGAGGAGGTCATCACCGAGAAGACGAAGATCGTCTCCTTCGTGCTGGTCTCCAACATCCTCGGCACGCACAACCCCGTCGAGGCGATCGTCCGCAGGGCGCAGCAGGTCGGCGCGCTCGTGATGATCGACGCGTCGCAGGCCGCACCGCACATGCCGGTGGACGTCCAGGCGCTCCAGGCGGACTTCGTCGCCTTCACCGGACACAAGATGCTCGGCCCGACCGGCATCGGCGTCCTGTGGGGCCGCCAGGAGCTGCTGGAGGACCTGCCGCCCTTCCTCGGCGGCGGCGAGATGATCGAGACCGTGTCGATGCACTCGTCGACCTACGCGCCGGCCCCGCACAAGTTCGAGGCCGGTACGCCGCCGATCGCGGAGGCCGTGGGCCTCGGCGCGGCCGTGGACTACCTCACGGCCATCGGCATGGACAAGGTCCTCGCGCACGAGCGGGCACTGACCTCATACGCCGTCGAGCGGCTGCTGCGGGTGCCCGATCTGCGTATCATCGGCCCCGCCACGGCCGAGGAGCGCGGCGCCGCGATCTCGTTCACGCTCGGCGACATCCACCCGCACGACGTGGGCCAGGTGCTCGACGAGCAGGGCATCGCGGTCCGGGTCGGCCACCACTGCGCGCGCCCCGTCTGCCTGCGGTACGGAATTCCCGCGACCACCAGGGCGTCGTTCTATCTGTACTCCACCCCGGCCGAGGTGGACGCCTTGGTCGACGGCCTGGAGCACGTCCGTAACTTCTTCGGATAGGGACAGGGCGAGAGTGAAACTGGATTCGATGTACCAGGACGTCATCCTGGACCACTACAAGCACCCGCACGGGCGCGGTCTGCGGGACGGCGACGCCGAGGTGCACCACGTCAACCCGACGTGCGGCGACGAGATCACGCTGCGCGTGCGCTACGACGGCTCGCGCATCGCGGACGTCAGCTACGAGGGGCAGGGCTGCTCCATCAGCCAGGCCAGCGCCTCGGTGCTGAACGACCTGCTGGTCGGTAAGGAACTCGCCGAGGCACAGCAGATCCAGGGCACGTTCCTGGAGCTGATGCAGTCCAAGGGCCAGGTCGAGCCCGACGACGCGATGGAGGAGGTGCTGGAGGACGCGGTCGCGTTCGCCGGCGTCTCGAAGTACCCCGCCCGCGTGAAGTGCGCCCTGCTGAGCTGGATGGCCTGGAAGGACGCGACAGCCCAGGCCCTGGGCGAGAGCGCACAGAAGGAGAGCGCATGAGCGAGAACGAGACCCTGATGAAGCCGGCCTCGGAGGACGAGGTCCGCGAGGCGCTGTACGACGTCGTCGACCCCGAACTGGGCATCGACGTCGTCAACCTCGGGCTGATCTACGGGGTGCACATCGACGACGACAACACCGTCACCCTGGACATGACCCTGACGTCGGCGGCCTGCCCGCTGACCGATGTGATCGAGGACCAGGCGAAGTCGGCCACCGAGGGCATCGTGAACGAACTCCGGATCAACTGGGTCTGGATGCCGCCGTGGGGCCCCGAGAAGATCACGGACGACGGGCGCGAGCAGCTGCGCGCGCTCGGCTTCAACGTCTGAGCGATCCGAGCGGGCCGCGAGGCGCGCCCCGGTGAGCGGGCCCACAGGGCCCCGGGGCGGCGGGTGTCACACCCGCCGCCCCGGGGCCCTGTTCCGTGTGCGCCCGGACCCGGTTTGGCCAGGACAGTATGTTCCGCTTTAAATGAACTGTTCGAATACGGGTCGCGCGGGGTCCCCCGCGCGCCGACGGCGGGTTCACGGCCGGTTCACGGCGTTCTGCGCCGTGCGCCGGACGCGGGACGGCGGCGACGAGGCGCGGGCGGGTGCCGCCGCGCGCGGAGCCGGGAGAGCGAGAACTGGAGAGCAGTCATGGCGGGGTTCGGCTTCGGGTGGAAGCTGCACGGCGACGGCAAGCACCTGGGGCCGGGAGACATCGTCAGGCCGGGTGAGCGGCTGACCTGGGGGCGCACCGTCGGCCTCGGCGCCCAGCACGTGGTGTCGATGATCGGCGCGTGCTTCGTCGCGCCGGTCCTGATGGGGCTCGACCCCAGTCTGGCGCTGATGGCGTCCGGCGTGGCGACGGCGCTGTTCCTGCTGACCACGCGGGGTCGCGTGCCCAGCTACCTCGGCTCGTCGCTGTCGTTCGTCGGCGTCTCGGCCGCGATCGCGGGCCAGGGCGGCGACACGGGAACGCTGACCGGCGCGATGCTCGTGGTCGGCGCCTGCCTCGCGGGCTGCGGCATCGCCGTCCAGGTGCTCGGCGCCCGGATCATCCACGCCGTCCTCCCGCCGCCGGTGACCGGCGCGGTCGTCATGCTGATCGGCTTCAACCTGGCGCCCGTCACGGCCGCCACCTACTGGCCGCAGGACCAGTGGACGGCACTCGCCACCATGGTCTTCACGGGCCTCGCGCTGGTCGTGCTGCGCGGCTTCTGGTCTCGGATCGCGATCTTCCTCGGCCTCCTGTTCGGCTACGCGCTGTCCTGGGTCCTCGACCGCACGGCCGGCCGGATCCACTCGGCGGACGGCTCCGGCAAGGTCGTCGACCACTGGCGCGTCGACTTCTCCGGCGTCGGCAGGGCCGACTGGATCGGCCTCCCGCACTTCCACGGGCCGAACTTCACCGGCTCCGCGGTCCTGGTCGCGCTGCCCGTCCTCGTCGCGCTGCTCGCCGAGAACACCGGGCACATCAAGGCGGTCGGCGAGATGACCGGCGACACGCTCGACGACACGATGGGCAAGGCGATCGTCGCGGACGGGGCGGCGACCGTGCTGTCGACGGCGTTCGGCGGCCCGGCCACCACGACGTACGCGGAGAACATCGGCGTCATGGCCGCGACCCGCGTCTACTCGACGGCCGCGTACTGGGCCGCCGCCTGCTTCGCCCTGCTGTTCGGGCTCTGCCCGAAGTTCGGCGCGGTCGTCGCCGCCATCCCCGGCGGTGTGCTCGGCGGCATCACCGTCATCCTGTACGGCATGATCGGCCTGCTCGGCGCCCAGATCTGGATCCGCAACAAGGTCGACTTCTCGCAGCCGCTGAACCTGGTCCCCGCGGCGACCGGAGTGATCATCGGCGTCGGCGGTGTCTCGCTGAGGATCACCGGCGACTTCGTCCTGAGCGGCATCGCGCTGGGCACACTCGTCGTACTCACCTCGTACCACGGGCTGCGCTGGCTGTCGAAGACCGCGGGCACGCCCCAGCCGCCGCTGCTCGACGGCGGGACGGCCGGGTACGGCGCGGAGCCCGAGGAGCCCTCCGTACCGGGCGGCCCCGGGCGCGGCGCCGACGGCCAGGACCTGCCGTGACCGTCGGCCGCCGTGCTCACAGGGCCCGGATCAGGTCCTGGGCCAGGCCCTCGTCCCGTATCCGCCGGTCCACGTACACCACGGACAGGACGAGCTGCGGGTAGAGCAGGACCACCAGCTCGGCGAGGAACAGCAACGCGACGGCGAGGAGCGGCAACAGGACGAGCGCCGAGTGGGCGAGGGAGTCGCCGTCCGGCGACGCGGTCACGGCTCCGAACACCGTGATCAGTCCCACCAGCTCCAGCACCACGTTGATGACCGACGCGGCCAGCCCCGCGCACATCCCCGCCACCGCCACCAGGCCGAACGTCCGCCACCAGTTGCCCCGCACCAGCGTCCGCGAGCGGCGCAGCGCCGCCGACGGGCCGGCCGACTCCGCGACCGCCACCACCGGGGCGAGGCACAGCCGCACGCTGACCCAGAGCACCAGCGGGGTGGCCGCGAGCATCAGCAGATAACTCAGGGCGAGCGCCGTGCCGTCGGGATGGTCGAACGACGAGAAGGCCCCGAGTGAGAGCGCCGCCACGGCGAACACCGCGAGCGGGATCAGGCCGAGGACCCCCACGACGAGATTCACCGGGAACGACCGTCGGGCGCCGCGCAGCGATGTGCGGAGCAGGGCGCGGTACGTCGTGCGCCGGCCCAGCGTTCCGTCCTGCACGGCGGTCGCGCACGCGGCGAGGATGACGGACTGCGCCGCCATCAGGGCGAGCAGTCCGAGGACGCCGAGCAGCACCGCGCAGACGACGGCCGGGGCGGTGACGGCCGCGTCCCCGCCTCCGTCGAGGCCGTCGGCCAGCGCGTCCGCCTGCGTGGCGAACACCGCCACCGTCGCGGTGATCACGATCGCGCCGAGCAGCAGCGCCGAGCCGAACGCCGTCACGAGGACCCCGGCGAGCTGCTTCCCGTAGCGGCCGAAGGTGGCGAGGCCACCGCCCAGCACCTGCCCGAAGTTCAGCGGCGCCAGGGGTATGGTCCCCGGCTTCGGCGGCGCGTAGGCGCCCCAGGCGCCGTATCCGGGCATGCCGTACCCCCCGGGACCACCGGGTCCGGGTCCGTATCCCGCAGGCCCCGCGCCGCCCGGTCCGTGTCCGCCAGG
Encoded proteins:
- a CDS encoding cysteine desulfurase produces the protein MTQTRELQGLLDTEAIRKDFPILDRIVHDDRKLVYLDNAATSQTPRQVLDTITGYYERHNANVHRGVHVLAEEATALYEGARDKVASFINAPSRDEVIFTKNASESLNLVANMLGWADEPYRVDADTEIVITEMEHHSNIVPWQLLSQRTGAKLKWFGLTDDGRLDLSNIEEVITEKTKIVSFVLVSNILGTHNPVEAIVRRAQQVGALVMIDASQAAPHMPVDVQALQADFVAFTGHKMLGPTGIGVLWGRQELLEDLPPFLGGGEMIETVSMHSSTYAPAPHKFEAGTPPIAEAVGLGAAVDYLTAIGMDKVLAHERALTSYAVERLLRVPDLRIIGPATAEERGAAISFTLGDIHPHDVGQVLDEQGIAVRVGHHCARPVCLRYGIPATTRASFYLYSTPAEVDALVDGLEHVRNFFG
- the sufU gene encoding Fe-S cluster assembly sulfur transfer protein SufU, whose protein sequence is MKLDSMYQDVILDHYKHPHGRGLRDGDAEVHHVNPTCGDEITLRVRYDGSRIADVSYEGQGCSISQASASVLNDLLVGKELAEAQQIQGTFLELMQSKGQVEPDDAMEEVLEDAVAFAGVSKYPARVKCALLSWMAWKDATAQALGESAQKESA
- a CDS encoding metal-sulfur cluster assembly factor — translated: MSENETLMKPASEDEVREALYDVVDPELGIDVVNLGLIYGVHIDDDNTVTLDMTLTSAACPLTDVIEDQAKSATEGIVNELRINWVWMPPWGPEKITDDGREQLRALGFNV
- a CDS encoding uracil-xanthine permease family protein, with the protein product MAGFGFGWKLHGDGKHLGPGDIVRPGERLTWGRTVGLGAQHVVSMIGACFVAPVLMGLDPSLALMASGVATALFLLTTRGRVPSYLGSSLSFVGVSAAIAGQGGDTGTLTGAMLVVGACLAGCGIAVQVLGARIIHAVLPPPVTGAVVMLIGFNLAPVTAATYWPQDQWTALATMVFTGLALVVLRGFWSRIAIFLGLLFGYALSWVLDRTAGRIHSADGSGKVVDHWRVDFSGVGRADWIGLPHFHGPNFTGSAVLVALPVLVALLAENTGHIKAVGEMTGDTLDDTMGKAIVADGAATVLSTAFGGPATTTYAENIGVMAATRVYSTAAYWAAACFALLFGLCPKFGAVVAAIPGGVLGGITVILYGMIGLLGAQIWIRNKVDFSQPLNLVPAATGVIIGVGGVSLRITGDFVLSGIALGTLVVLTSYHGLRWLSKTAGTPQPPLLDGGTAGYGAEPEEPSVPGGPGRGADGQDLP